One Triticum dicoccoides isolate Atlit2015 ecotype Zavitan chromosome 5B, WEW_v2.0, whole genome shotgun sequence genomic window carries:
- the LOC119309721 gene encoding uncharacterized protein LOC119309721 → MSVVALASFDGDTMLRECTGICVESACPDATCFLTSINLIPYTWPRDKIAESLTIKVRLPDHQAVTGWIENPRLYVDYFIVKIKNVDVTGAAHLSHLSLDRAMPFEPYRKVAAVWRYFDSGELKTTGGVDLASLSVHINEKMLSTWRIHEVGIGGPLVDFDGNFVGMNCSGTKQRKTPYVQRPSIREFMFFRGMVSVKEEVDNAVAKMNSRYGQSYFMPGGGKYINHLDDLFKKDILSKPFKSVCFEMDQSAYSLASKSSKRLASKMNQSVVSLASFNGFAKKFSCSGIFIKGKACSATILTSASLVRVPGSAHMIDENLKIEVVLPNGFLVVGILNCYNLHYNVALVDIMGFWRPRTIKISGDPVTSSMDVIAVGSLFAHRKLMAVEGKVLIGKQSELDCIQLCVSTCKITKAGIGGPLIDNDGNFVGMNFYDEEETPFLPRDVINRLLNKKRTSADDTTVEGVENRWLLPGGTHRNTDTIAAVDGNKWPLPEPRRVERRADPKRRRTWPLLRADRLERGNWPPPVRCHVGRRADDHC, encoded by the exons ATGAGTGTTGTGGCGCTGGCCTCATTCGACG GTGATACCATGTTACGCGAATGCACAGGTATATGTGTTGAAAGCGCATGTCCTGATGCTACGTGTTTCCTGACATCGATAAATTTGATTCCTTATACTTGGCCTAGAGATAAGATCGCTGAAAGTTTGACG ATAAAAGTACGCCTCCCCGATCATCAGGCTGTCACGGGGTGGATAGAGAATCCTCGGTTATATGTTGATTATTTCATCGTCAAAATCAAGAACGTTGATGTTACTGGTGCCGCCCATCTAAGTCATCTAAGTCTTGATCGCGCCATGCCGTTTGAGCCTTATAGGAAGGTAGCAGCTGTATGGCGCTATTTTGATTCGGGGGAATTAAAGACCACAGGCGGAGTAGATCTTGCCTCTTTAAGCGTTCATATCAACGAGAAAATGTTAAGCACATGGCGAATCCACGAG GTCGGGATTGGAGGTCCCCTTGTTGACTTTGATGGCAACTTTGTTGGGATGAACTGCTCTGGCACCAAACAAAGAAAGACCCCCTACGTACAAAGGCCTTCAATTCGTGAATTCATGTTCTTTCGCGGGATGGTCAG TGTTAAGGAAGAGGTTGACAATGCTGTAGCAAAAATGAATAGTCGTTATGGACAATCATATTTCATGCCAGGAG GTGGGAAATACATTAATCATCTCGATGATTTATTCAAGAAGGATATCTTGAGCAAACCATTCAAAAGTGTTTGTTTCGAAATGGATCAAAGTGCCTACTCGCTtgcttcaaaatcaagcaaacgtcTTGCTTCAAAAATGAATCAGAGTGTTGTCTCACTTGCTTCCTTCAATG GATTTGCAAAAAAGTTTTCTTGCTCAGGTATATTTATAAAGGGCAAAGCATGCTCTGCAACAATTCTGACTTCAGCAAGTTTGGTTAGAGTTCCTGGCAGTGCACACATGATTGATGAGAACTTGAAG ATTGAAGTTGTCCTTCCAAATGGATTTCTAGTCGTAGGGATATTGAACTGTTATAATTTACACTACAATGTTGCTCTTGTTGACATCATGGGATTTTGGCGTCCTCGGACAATAAAAATCAGTGGGGATCCAGTTACCTCATCTATGGACGTAATAGCTGTGGGTAGTCTTTTTGCACATCGCAAACTAATGGCTGTCGAGGGGAAGGTGTTGATTGGCAAACAAAGCGAACTTGATTGCATACAACTTTGTGTCTCCACCTGTAAAATCACCAAG GCTGGGATTGGGGGCCCTCTTATTGACAACGATGGGAATTTTGTTGGAATGAACTTTTATGATGAGGAAGAAACTCCGTTCCTGCCGAGGGATGTTATTAATCGCCTCTTAAATAAAAAACG GACTAGTGCAGATGATACTACTGTCGAGGGTGTTGAAAACAG ATGGTTGTTGCCTGGAGGGACGCACAGAAATACTGATACTATCGCAGCGGTTGATGGAAACAA ATGGCCGTTGCCTGAACCACGCCGTGTTGAACGTAGAGCTGATCCTAAGCGTCGTCGCACATGGCCTCTTCTGCGAGCTGACCGTTTGGAACGTGGCAATTGGCCTCCGCCTGTGAGATGTCACGTTGGTCGTAGAGCTGATGATCACTGCTAG